The Candidatus Neomarinimicrobiota bacterium genome segment GCTTACCCAGTCGATAAAAGAGAACGCCGCACCCAATCATGAGAGCCAGGAAAAGAACGATCCATACCCAGTCAAGAACGGCAAATTGCACCATCGAGGCCTCCAGTACTAAAGTCGGTCTCTTTCAGCCATACCGCGAACAATTGTGCATATCAGACCCTCTGTCTACCCAGCCAATTAACGACCATCAAGCATACAATTCCATCCATAATGCACCCAAAGAGCCCGTTGGTCAGGGAGTTGGAATTTCGGCTATAATAACCATAGATTCAATAGTAGCGGGTTGGTCCCTTTCGACGCATATCTCAAATTTGAAGCCGAAGTGGATCTCCCAATTCCTGGCGGGATTATTCCAACTCAATATCGTGGAGGGGATCGCCGTGAGAACCTTAAAGTCCCTGTTGACCATCTTCCTGCTGTCGATAGCCCTTAATGCCCAAACCAACGTAGATAAGCTTGTCAAGGGTATTAACGAAGCGTCCCTCGTCTCGTTCAACGACTGGAAGTACAGCACCGATTTTTACAGTAAAGACGCGACCGTTGACGCCCTGTCAAGCCCTGATTACAATGATTCTTATTGGCGCGACCTGAAAATTGGCGAGTTGATTTACGTCGATTCCTGCTGGCTCCGGAAAGAGATCGTTATGCCTGAGCTGGTGTTGGGCCAGGAGATTGACGGACCTGCCAGGTTCCTTGTCTCCGTTGATGACTACGGCTACATGCACATCAATGGTGCGGAGAAAGGCTACTTCCCCTGGAATGGGGAGTTTGAATTGACGGCCGATGCCCGGCCGGGTCAGAGGTTTGTGTTACTCATAAAAGCCATAAACACCGGGGGGCCGTTGAGACTGCTTCGGGCCCGGATTGAAATGAGGCGCGATGAGGCACTCCTGAAAGAGATCAACAACCTTGCTCTGAGCCTTCAGGTGGGACAGAAACTGCTGGGTTTTGATACCTACCAGACGAACAGCCGTCTCAAGGTCGATCCCGGCATCGACCGATCCAGGATGAACCGCCAGGAGAAGCAGCGGTTGAACGCGCAGCTGCAGACCCTGGCAGCCCGGGTGGACGTGGATGCCCTCCACTCCGGAGAGCTCACCAAATTCCGGCAATCAATAGCGGATGTACGTCAGGAACTTAATCCAATCGACGAGTTTGCCAAGCGATATACCCTCTATTTCACCTCTAACGCCCACATCGATGCCGCCTGGCTGTGGCGGAAGAAGGAGACCATTGAAGTCTGTAAGAATACTTTCACATCGGTCCTAGATATGATGGACGCGCGACCCGATTTCACCTATACCCAAAGCTCCGCCCTCTACTACGACTGGATGAAAACGCTCTACCCACAGGTGTACCAGGGAATAAAGCAGAGGATCAAGGATGGCCGCTGGGAAGTGATAGGCGGGATGTGGGTGGAGCCCGATTGTAATATGACCGGCGGCGAGTCCTGGGCGCGCCATCTGCTCTATGCTCAGCGCTACTTCAAGAACAACCTCGGTGGCAGGGTGAAAATCGGATGGAATCCCGATTCGTTCGGCTACAACTGGAACATGCCCCAGCTGTATCTGAACGGCGGAATCGATGCCTTTATCACCCAGAAGATCGGCTGGAACGACACCAACGTGTTCCCCTACCGGGTGTTCTGGTGGGAAGCCCCGGATGGCTCCCGCATCCTCGGCTATTTCCCCTTCAACTATGTGAACACCCTCGACGACCAGTTCCGGCTGGTCGATTGGATGCGTCAATTCGAGGCGAATACCGGTTTCACCAGAATGCTGGTGTTATATGGCGTCGGTGATCACGGCGGTGGGCCATCGCCACAAATGCTGGATCACATCGAATATATGAAAACCCTGGCTATCTTCCCTGAAATCCAGCATGGCACAGCGAAAGATTATCTCAACTGGCTGAAAGCACAAGATCTGTCCGCGCTACCAGTCTGGGAAAACGAGCTCTACCTGGAGTACCACCGCGGGACATTGACCACTCAGGGGAAGACCAAAGAGAATAATCGCAAGGCGGAGAGTTTGCTCACCAACGCGGAGAAGTTTGCTGCAACTGCCGCACTATATGGCCGACAGGTTCACCAAGCGGACCTGGAACAGGCCTGGAGGATCGTACTGCTTAACCAGTTCCACGATATCCTGCCCGGCTCAAGTATCCGGGAAGTCTACATCGATGCCCAGGAGGACTACGACCA includes the following:
- a CDS encoding alpha-mannosidase, whose amino-acid sequence is MRTLKSLLTIFLLSIALNAQTNVDKLVKGINEASLVSFNDWKYSTDFYSKDATVDALSSPDYNDSYWRDLKIGELIYVDSCWLRKEIVMPELVLGQEIDGPARFLVSVDDYGYMHINGAEKGYFPWNGEFELTADARPGQRFVLLIKAINTGGPLRLLRARIEMRRDEALLKEINNLALSLQVGQKLLGFDTYQTNSRLKVDPGIDRSRMNRQEKQRLNAQLQTLAARVDVDALHSGELTKFRQSIADVRQELNPIDEFAKRYTLYFTSNAHIDAAWLWRKKETIEVCKNTFTSVLDMMDARPDFTYTQSSALYYDWMKTLYPQVYQGIKQRIKDGRWEVIGGMWVEPDCNMTGGESWARHLLYAQRYFKNNLGGRVKIGWNPDSFGYNWNMPQLYLNGGIDAFITQKIGWNDTNVFPYRVFWWEAPDGSRILGYFPFNYVNTLDDQFRLVDWMRQFEANTGFTRMLVLYGVGDHGGGPSPQMLDHIEYMKTLAIFPEIQHGTAKDYLNWLKAQDLSALPVWENELYLEYHRGTLTTQGKTKENNRKAESLLTNAEKFAATAALYGRQVHQADLEQAWRIVLLNQFHDILPGSSIREVYIDAQEDYDQAFEIGNFELEAALKFLAGQINTSVIKQGTPVVVFNPLAWTRDDIVRLRLPDRDTTNYAIFDLQGKEIPSQRITRGKYDQEIIFVADKIPSLGYRLYELRKERPAKIKSTLKASDNRIEN